One part of the Raphanus sativus cultivar WK10039 chromosome 7, ASM80110v3, whole genome shotgun sequence genome encodes these proteins:
- the LOC108818054 gene encoding tubby-like F-box protein 1, whose amino-acid sequence MSFRSIVRDVRDSIGSLSRRSFDFKLSSLNKEGVGKSRGSVQDCHEEQQQQQQPPLALPLVQETPWANLPPELLRDVIKRLEESESVWPARKHVVACASVCRSWRDMCKEIVQRPELSGKITFPVSLKQPGPRDATMQCFIKRDKSNLTYHLYLCLSPALLVENGKFLLSAKRIRRTTYTEYVISMHADTISRSSNTYIGKIRSNFLGTKFIIYDTQPPYNNNKTSQTVQPLGLSRRFYSKRVSPKVPTGSYKIAQVSYELNVLGTRGPRRMHCAMDSIPASSLAEGGTVPGQPEAIVPRSILDESFRSITSSSSSSRKFISDYSAEFNSARFSDILGPLGEEEEAVFGEGKERVSPPLVLKNKPPRWHEQLQCWCLNFRGRVTVASVKNFQLIAANQPQAQVQGSGQADGPDKILLQFGKVGKDMFTMDFRYPLSAFQAFAICLSSFDTKLACE is encoded by the exons atgtcgTTCCGTAGCATAGTACGCGATGTGAGAGACAGTATAGGAAGTCTATCTCGTCGTAGTTTCGACTTCAAGTTAAGCAGCCTGAACAAAGAAGGTGTTGGTAAGTCTCGCGGTTCGGTTCAAGACTGTCACgaggaacaacaacaacaacaacaacctccTTTAGCACTACCACTGGTTCAAGAAACTCCTTGGGCGAATCTACCTCCTGAGCTGCTGCGCGATGTGATCAAAAGGCTGGAAGAGAGCGAAAGCGTGTGGCCTGCAAGGAAACACGTGGTTGCTTGTGCTTCTGTTTGCAGGTCGTGGAGAGATATGTGCAAAGAGATTGTTCAGAGGCCCGAGCTTTCAGGCAAAATCACATTTCCTGTGTCACTTAAACAG CCTGGACCAAGAGATGCAACAATGCAATGCTTTATCAAAAGAGATAAGTCTAATCTGACTTACCATCTATACCTTTGTCTCAGTCCTG CTTTGTTGGTTGAGAATGGAAAGTTTCTTCTTTCGGCGAAACGCATAAGAAGAACCACTTACACAGAGTACGTCATCTCTATGCATGCAGACACCATTTCAAGATCAAGCAACACCTACATTGGCAAGATTAG GTCTAATTTTCTAGGGACAAAGTTTATTATATACGACACACAACCTccttacaacaacaacaagaccTCTCAGACTGTTCAACCGTTAGGACTTAGCCGCAGGTTTTACTCAAAGAGAGTATCACCCAAAGTCCCTACCGGTAGCTACAAAATAGCGCAAGTGTCATACGAGCTAAACGTTCTTGGCACTCGAGGTCCGAGGAGAATGCACTGTGCTATGGACTCTATCCCCGCTTCTTCTCTTGCGGAAGGTGGAACCGTGCCTGGACAACCTGAGGCCATTGTCCCGCGGTCTATTCTCGACGAGTCTTTCCGCAGCATtacatcctcctcctcctcgtcgaGGAAGTTTATCAGCGATTACTCGGCCGAGTTTAACAGCGCTAGGTTTTCAGACATTCTTGGCCCGCtgggagaggaggaagaggCTGTGTTTGGAGAAGGGAAAGAGCGTGTTTCGCCGCCTCTTGTGCTCAAGAACAAGCCGCCTAGGTGGCATGAACAGCTTCAGTGCTGGTGTTTGAACTTCAGGGGACGTGTGACCGTTGCATCGGTCAAGAACTTTCAGCTTATTGCAGCAAACCAACCGCAGGCTCAGGTTCAGGGGTCTGGCCAGGCTGATGGTCCGGACAAGATCTTGTTGCAGTTTGGGAAAGTGGGGAAAGACATGTTCACGATGGACTTCAGGTATCCGCTGTCTGCGTTTCAGGCTTTTGCTATATGTTTGAGCAGTTTCGATACCAAACTCGCATGCGAAtga